From one Dermacentor silvarum isolate Dsil-2018 chromosome 3, BIME_Dsil_1.4, whole genome shotgun sequence genomic stretch:
- the LOC119445623 gene encoding U6 snRNA-associated Sm-like protein LSm1, with amino-acid sequence MTLFYLPGTASLLEELDKKLLVFLRDGRTLIGYLRSIDQFANLVLHQTIERIHVGKQYGDIPRGIFVIRGDNVVLLGEIDEDKEKDANLEEVSVEDILEVQRIEADAKQELEKQRAKAMKDRGMHYHQEITHDDY; translated from the coding sequence ATGACGCTCTTCTACTTGCCCGGCACGGCCAGCCTCCTCGAGGAGCTCGACAAGAAGCTTCTCGTGTTTCTACGCGACGGACGCACCCTGATCGGTTACCTACGGAGCATCGACCAGTTCGCCAACTTGGTCCTGCACCAGACCATCGAGAGGATACACGTGGGCAAGCAGTACGGCGACATTCCTCGGGGCATCTTCGTCATTCGCGGCGACAACGTCGTTCTGCTGGGCGAGATCGACGAAGACAAGGAGAAGGACGCCAACCTGGAAGAAGTGAGCGTCGAGGACATACTCGAGGTGCAGCGCATCGAAGCGGACGCCAAGCAGGAGCTCGAGAAGCAGAGGGCGAAGGCGATGAAGGACCGGGGAATGCACTACCACCAAGAGATCACTCACGACGATTACTGA